Proteins from one Acropora muricata isolate sample 2 chromosome 9, ASM3666990v1, whole genome shotgun sequence genomic window:
- the LOC136928605 gene encoding N-acetyl-beta-glucosaminyl-glycoprotein 4-beta-N-acetylgalactosaminyltransferase 1-like yields MTGKFYKTLALNKAVEHVPSEHDLLFLFDLHIDVPADIMDSIRKNTIKGHIVFCPQVGRLNCGSSSVDHKGYWELEGYGLVGVYKADWVRFGGMNTEEFKYKWGGEDWDLLDRIINLSLEVERIKYPGLYHHYHTKTKNWG; encoded by the exons ATGACAGGGAAGTTTTACAAGACGTTGGCTTTAAACAAAGCTGTTGAACACGTACCAAGCGAACATGACTTGCTATTTCTCTTTGACCTTCACATTGATGTTCCAGCTGATATCATGGACAGTATTAGAAAG AATACAATCAAAGGACACATTGTCTTTTGTCCACAAGTGGGCCGCTTGAATTGCGGAAGTTCTTCAGTTGATCACAAGGGTTATTGGGAATTAGAAGGTTATGGACTTGTGGGTGTCTATAAGGCGGACTGGGTACGTTTTGGTG GAATGAACACAGAGGAATTTAAATACAAATGGGGCGGAGAGGATTGGGACTTGCTGGATCGCATCATCAATTTGTCACTGGAAGTGGAGCGAATCAAGTATCCAGGCCTTTATCATCACTATCATACCAAAACAAAGAACTGGGGTTGA